One stretch of Streptomyces sp. A2-16 DNA includes these proteins:
- the ribA gene encoding GTP cyclohydrolase II, which translates to MTDLPAATQRSRVRVPLRFGDGYRVDAELVTFHGLADGQEHLAVVLGDPAPGAVPLVRLHSECLTGDVFGSARCDCGPQLREAVERIAERGGILLYLRQEGRGIGLYNKLDAYALQDQGLDTYAANTALGLPEDARDYTAAAQMLTALGIGELDLLSNNPDKAGQLRDLGIGVRDRVPTGVFTTAHNVRYLRAKVLQTQHTLPLGELTELGVG; encoded by the coding sequence ATGACCGACCTGCCCGCCGCCACCCAGCGCTCCCGCGTCCGCGTCCCGCTGCGCTTCGGGGACGGTTACCGCGTAGACGCCGAGCTCGTCACCTTCCACGGCCTGGCCGACGGGCAGGAGCACCTCGCCGTCGTCCTCGGCGACCCCGCCCCCGGTGCCGTCCCGCTCGTGCGCCTGCACTCCGAGTGCCTCACCGGCGACGTCTTCGGCTCCGCCCGCTGCGACTGCGGCCCGCAGCTGCGCGAGGCGGTCGAGCGCATAGCCGAGCGCGGCGGGATCCTGCTGTACCTGCGCCAGGAGGGCCGCGGCATCGGCCTCTACAACAAGCTCGACGCGTACGCCCTCCAGGACCAGGGTCTCGACACCTACGCCGCGAACACCGCGCTGGGACTGCCCGAGGACGCCCGCGACTACACGGCGGCCGCGCAGATGCTGACCGCCCTGGGGATCGGCGAGCTCGACCTGCTCTCCAACAACCCCGACAAGGCGGGCCAGTTGCGCGACCTCGGCATCGGCGTCCGCGACCGGGTCCCCACCGGTGTCTTCACCACCGCCCACAACGTCCGCTACCTGCGCGCGAAGGTCCTGCAGACCCAGCACACGCTGCCGCTGGGCGAGTTGACCGAACTCGGCGTCGGCTGA